Genomic window (Thermotoga sp. SG1):
CTACCCTTTCAGTGAGAACACCGAGCCTCGTTCCCTGCCCACCTGCCAAGATCATCGCAACTACGTTTCCCATGATATCTCACCTCACAGAACAGCCCTTTTCTCGAAAACAGGAAGATCACCACTGCCTTCCACGACCCGTCCTTCCCGCACAATACAGTTCTTATCGATTATCACGTTTCTCAGAACCGCACCTTCCTCCACAACCGTGTTTTCCATGATTATCGAGTTCTCCACGACCGCACCAACCTTTATTCTGACGTTTCTGAACACAACAGAATTTCTCACGGTACCGGCGATCACGCTTCCATCGGCTATCAGGGAGTTTTCCACAATGGCGGTCGATGTGAACTTTGGAGGTGGAAGATCCTTCAGCTTCGTGTATACCTTGCCGTTTCTGTAGAACAGTTCATCACGGACTTCCTTTTTCAAGATGTCCATGTTTATTCTGTAGTATTCGTGTATTCCTTTCTTCACATTTCTCCAGTACCCATCGAACCTGTAAGCGTACACCTTCAATTTGTCCAGATTTGGTATCACCACATCGAGTAGAAGATCGTATTTTCCCTGTGGAACGGTCGCGTAAAGAAGTTCTTTGAGAAGCTCTTTGTTGAGAAAATAAACTCCGAGAAACGCAATGTTCCCCTTCGGTTTTGCGGGTTTTTCCTCTATCTCCACAACCCTCATATCCTGATCGAGTTGTACGATTCCATACTCGCTCAAGTTGTAGGTTTCATCCAGTTCTTTCACAAGCAGTGTGATGTCCGCCCCTCTTTTGAGATGGTAATTGAACATATCCTTGTAGATCATCTTGTAGATGTGATCTCCCGATCCTATGAGAACGTGATCTTCTTCCCCTCGCCTCAAGATGGTCATGTTCTGAAAGATGGCATCCGCCGTTCCCCTGTACCACACTTCCCTGTTCGGTCCAACGTAGGGTTGAAGGATGAAGAGACCACCGCTTTTCCTGTCGAGGTCCCACTCTTTCCCGGCCCCCAGATGATCCATGAGGCTTCTTGGATTGTACTGGGTCAGGATACCGACTTTTCTGATACCGGAGTTCACCATGTTACTCAACGTGAAATCTATCGCTCTGTACTTTCCGAAAACAGGAACAGCAGCACTGGCTCTGACCTTCGTCAGAGGCCACAATCTGTCGCTCTTTCCACCAGCGAGGATCAAACCGAGCACTCTCATCTTCTTCACCTCTCTTCTTCCTCATCGAAATTCTATCACCCCCAGCTTCCCTCAACGAAACCGTTGGAGAGTTTTTTCAAAAGGTTGAGGATGGAATTGGTCACAGGATCGGGATATTCCCTGATGACAAGGAAGACCCTCTCTCCAACACTTCTCATAGCAGACAGGAAACCCGCTACCCTGAGGACATGCCCCACCGCCTCCGGAAACACCAGAACATCTGCTCTTTCCACTTCTTCAACCGTTCGTTCCGGTACATCGAGCATCTCTTCGAGGCTCACACCGTAGCGTTTGGAGAAAAGGTCCAGCATGGCACAGGAAAGAGAGAAAAGCACCTTGGGGTGTTCTGGAAAATACTCTTCGAGTTTCTCAAAAAGACCAAATATCTGCGCGGATTTTGCTTCTTTCAGAAGTGCTTCGTACTCTTCCAGCACAGCAACCACTATCTTGTAGTTTTCCCCCAGACTTCTTTCCGGAACGATTGAGGAGATTCCTTTGAATTTTCCCTCCACCAGTTCCAGTCTGATGATTTCCCTGCCCTGCCATTTCTCCAGATGATAGGTTACAATCATAACCTTCTCACCTCTCTGGAAAAGTTTTAAATAAGGTGTTAGAATTCCTTCAGGGGTGGTTCAATAATGACTATATCAACAATCGTCTCGATTTTGAAAGATCAAATTCTGAAGGTCAACGCCCCTATGGATCTGGAAATCTCTGGAATCTCCAACCACACTTCCAAGGTAAAGAGAGGAGATCTTTTTATCTGCAGAAAGGGAGAAAAGTTCGACTCCCATGAGATAATTCCAGAAGTAATCGAAAAAGGAGCTGTGGCCGTTGCGGTGGAAAGAGAAGTGAATTTCGATGTTCCAAGCATCCTGGTCTTCGATTCGAGGTACTTTGAAGCAAAGCTGGCGAGTCTGTTCTTCGAGGATCCCTGGAAGGATACCCTCACCTTCGGAATCACGGGCACGAACGGGAAAACAACCACAACGTTGATGATCTATCACATGCTCACATCGATGGGAGTGAAGGGGAGCGCCCTCACCACAGTGGTAAAGAACGTTCTTGGAAGAACCTATTACGAAGATATCACCACTCCCGATGCGATCACCGTTCTCTCTGCCATGAAGGAAAACAAAGACGGTGGAGGAAAGTTCTTTGCCCTTGAAGTTTCCTCCCACGCACTCGTACAGAAGAGAGTGGAAGGTGTGAGGTTCGACGTTGGCATCTTCACCAACATATCACGTGATCATCTGGATTTCCACGGAACTTTCGAAAATTATCTGAAGGCCAAACTCCATCTGTTCGATCTTTTGAAGGACGATGGTTTTGCCGTTCTGAACGAATCTTTGTCCGATGCCCTTCATCGAAGGGTAAGGAAGGTCACTTTCGGTACATCCAGAAATGCAAACTACAGACTGGGGAACATCGAAGTGAGTTGGGAGGGAACATCCTTCGTACTGGAAACGCCGGATGGCTTTCTGAAGGTTTTCACAAGAGCCATAGGTGATTTCAACGCGTACAATGCAGCAGCGGCCATAGTCGCTCTTCACCAACTGGGGTTTGATCCAAAAGAACTCGCCGAATCCCTGGAGAGTTTCACGGGGGTTGAAGGAAGATTTGAGGTCGTGAAAGCGGCAAAAAAATTGGGCTTCAACGTCATCGTTGATTTCGCCCATTCACCGGATGCCCTGGAAAAACTGTTAAAAAACGTCAGAAAGATATCGAAGGGAAGAGTGATCGTTGTGTTCGGGGCGGGGGGGAACAGCGATAGAGGCAAACGCCCCATGATGTCGAGGATTGCTTCCGAACTTGCAGATGTGGTGATACTCACGACGGACGATCCAAGAGGTGAAGATCCAGAACAAATAATGGAGGATCTGATAAAAGGGGTGGACAAGAACAAGCCCTATCTTGTGCTCTTCGATAGAAAGGAAGCCATAGAGACAGCCCTCACGATAGCGAACAGGGGAGACACCGTTGTCGTCGCCGGTAGGGGTCACGAAAAGTACCAGATAATAAGTGACGAAAAGAAGATCCCGTTCCATGATAGAGAGGTGATTGAAGAGATACTGAGAGAAAAATTGAGGGGGAGGAAATTCGTCCAGTGAAGGAGCTCCTTGGAAGAAGATTCGTTCTGAACTCAAAAGAGGTGAAGAAAGGAGACGTTTTCGTCGCTGTAAAGGGAAAAAGATTCGATGGTCACGATTTCATAGATGAGGCTCTAAAACGCGGTGCTCATGCTGTCATAGCAGAAAGAGCAGTAATGCGCTCGGACAGGATCGTTCTTGTCAAAAACACGGTGGAAACGTTGGCAGAACTTGCCCGCCTGAAATTGAACGTCTCTCCGAAAACGATAATTGGAATAACAGGCTCGAACGGAAAAACAACAACGAAGGAAATCCTTTACGAACTTCTGAAGAGAAAAAGGAGTGTTTTCAAAACCCCCGGCAACATGAACACGGAGTATGGCCTTCCCCTTTCCATACTGAACGAGTACGGTGGAGAGGAGATTCTTGTTCTTGAGATGGCCGCAAACAAAAAAGGGGACATCGCACATCTGTGTAGTATAGCACCCCCCGACGTGGCGGTTTTGCTGAACGTGGGAAGTGCCCACCTGGAATTCTTCAAAAGCAGGGAAAACATCATGGAAGCCAAACTCGAAATCGTAAAACACTCGAAGAAAGATTCTACTGTCGTCACACTCTTTGACGATGACGACCTGAGAAAGAAGGTGCCAATTCTTAGAGAAAACGTGTTGTTCTTTGGAACAAAGGGTGGAGATGTCTTTTTAGAAGACTGGTGGTACTACGAAAACTCCACCATCTCTGAGTACCGGATGTTCGGTTCATCTTTCACGATCAAATTACCGGGGTTCTGGAACAGAGGACAACTTCTCAATCTCGCTGCCTCACTCTGTGTCATGAGGATCCTTGGAGAGAAGGTGGACATTATCGAGTTATCCAACCTGAAGGTCGTTCCGGGGAGATTCAACGTGAAGGAAGTGGAAGGAGTGAGGATCATCGACGACACCTACAACGCCAGTCCAGAAGCCTTTCAAATGGCGATAGAGGCGCTTCTCAAATTCCCCGGCAGAAAGTTCGCCGTTGTGGGAGCGATGAAAGAGCTTGGAGAGGAATCGAAGAAACTTCATGAAATGCTTGGAAAACAACTCGATGCTCTGGATGGTGTGTACGTGTTTTCAACGGAACCCGAGGCGGGGTGGATAAAAACCAGAAAGAAGGTGCTCGAAACAGACAGTGCGGAGGAGATCGCCAGAGATCTCTCCACGAAAGTCAGGAAAGGAGACGCTGTGCTCTTCAAAGCCTCCAGAGCGGTTAGAATAGAAAGAGTTCTGGAGATCTTCGAAAGGGAGCTGAAAAAAGGATGATAGCAGCAAGCTTTCTTTTGAACCTTCTGATCTATCCGTTCCTGATAAACCTGTTCAGAAAAAAGAGTGTGGGACAGTACATAAGAAAGGAAGGCCCCGATCTTCATGGATACAAAGAAGGAACACCGACGATGGGAGGCATTCTGTTCGTCCTGATCGGACTTTTGTTTGGCGCGCTTTTAAAAGAAAATAGTGTGATCCTCACCGGAGCATTTTTGTTCTTTCTCATAGGTTTTCTCGATGATTTCCTCAGCATTGCAAAGAAAAACTCCACCGGTCTGAGAGCGTATCAGAAGGCTCTCCTTCAACTCGTCGCTGCTTCCGTTGTGATCGCTTTTGCCCGGCCAGAAATGGCCGTCGATTTCTTCGGTATCAAACTGGAAATGGGCGTTTGGTACTACCTGCTTGCACTGATCGTGATCGTGGGAAGTTCGAACGCAATGAACCTGACCGACGGGCTCGATGGCCTTGCAGGATGGGTCTACATCAGTGGAGCCATTCCGTACTGGTTCTTTCTCAAAGAGAAGGGTTTTTCAGAGAACATCATCATCCTTCTGTGTGCGGGAGTTCTGGCTTTTCTCATCTTCAACTCTAAACCAGCCAGGATCTTCATGGGTGATACGGGATCTATTGCACTGGGTGGGACGCTGGGTGTTGTCTCCGTTCTCACCAAGACGGAGTTCTACCTGATCCTGTTTTTCCCGATACTGGTTGTTGAAACACTGAGCGTGATCCTTCAGGTTCTGTCCTTCAAACTCTTCAAAAGAAGAATCTTCAGGATGTCACCCCTTCATCATCATTTCGAGCTTCTCGGCTGGAAGGAAGAAAAGATCGTGGCGGTCTTCACCGTTTTCAATCTGATATCTTCTCTGATAGCCCTCGAGGCCTTCGGGGTGATAGGATGAGGATAGGTCTTCTTGGATTCGGAAAGAGCAACAGAGCACTTCTGGACTATCTTCTGGAAAATGGGGAAGTTGAGATCTTCGTGAGCGAAGAGAAAAGACTCGATGACGATACGAAGAGTTATCTGAGAAAGTGCGGCGTTGATTTTGAGGAGGAAGGCAACACCGAGAAACTTCTGGACTGTGATGTCGTGTACGTCAGTCCCGGTGTGAAACCTCGCTCGGACATCGTCAAAAAACTGCTTGCAGGTGGTGTGAACATATCCACAGAACTTCAGTTTTTTCTGGACAGAGCAGACAAAGAAAAGGTTATAGGCATCACCGGAACGAACGGAAAGAGCACTTCTGCTGCTTTAATGCACCATGCCCTCTCACATCAGGGGCTGAAGGTCTTTCTGGGTGGAAACTTCGGAACACCCGCTGTGGAGGCGCTCGGAGAAGATTACGACTATTACGTTCTGGAGATGAGCAGTTTTCAACTCTTCTGGTGTGAAAGACCTCGAGTTTCCAGGTTTGTACTTTTGAACATATCGGAGGATCATCTGGACTGGCATTCTTCGTTCAAAGAGTATCTCAACTCGAAATTGAAACCCGCTTTCTTCCAAGAAGAGAAGGACACATTCGTGTACAACAAGAACATAGAGACTCTGGAAGACCTGAGCAGAGTGAAATCGAAAAAGATCCCGTTTTGGACAGAGGACACCTTCGTTGAAGAAAACAGATTGGTCCTCCAGGGAAGAAGTTTTCCACTACCAGGATCCTATCCGCACCAGATGAAGGAGAACATCCTGGCGGTTTCCGTTCTGTACAATGAACTTTTCGGTGATGTAGAAGGATTTCTGGACTCTCTCAGAAGTTTCAAACTCCTTCCTCACAGGATGGAGTTTCTCGGAAAGATAAAGGGAAGATCCTTCTACAACGATTCCAAGGCAACTTCCACCCACGCTGTTTTAGGGGCTCTTTCGAACTTCGACAGAGTCGTTTTGATAATGTGTGGCATCGGAAAAAAGGAAAACTACTCTGTGTTCATAGAGAGGGCAAAACCCAGAGTGAAACATCTGATCGTGTTCGGTGAGATTTACAGAGATCTCAAACCGTTTCTGAACGATGTTCCTTACAGCACTGCCTCTGATCTGGAAGAGGCGTTCAGAAAGGCATTCGAGGTGTCAGAAGAAGGAGACGTGGTCCTGTTCAGCCCGGGCGGTGCCAGTTTCGACATGTACGAAAACTACGCAAAGAGGGGGGAACATTTCAGAGAAATCTTCGAAAGATACAAAAAAGAGGAGGGTGAGTCTTGAACGAAAGATCCCTCGTGTTCTTTATAATCGTCCTTCTGTGTGTTGGTTTCATGGCTCTCAGCAGTTTCGAAATGGTGCAGGACTACATAAGACCCACAAGTGAGCGTTCTGTGATCTTGAATCACCTTCTGAAACTGACGGTGGCTCTTGCTTTCTTCGTGGTTTTTCTGTACACCGACCACAGACTACTCTTCTCAAAACAGGTGATAGTGGGTGGATACATCCTTTCCCTGGCACTGTTGGTGGTTGTGCTGATTCTTCCAAGTGGAGAGACAGGAGCACACAGGTGGATCGATCTTGGCTATTTTTCCTTTCAACCTTCCGAACTGGTCAAGATATACACGATCCTCTTTCTGGCATGGTATGTTGAAAAAAACCAGCTGTACATGA
Coding sequences:
- the glgD gene encoding glucose-1-phosphate adenylyltransferase subunit GlgD, whose translation is MRVLGLILAGGKSDRLWPLTKVRASAAVPVFGKYRAIDFTLSNMVNSGIRKVGILTQYNPRSLMDHLGAGKEWDLDRKSGGLFILQPYVGPNREVWYRGTADAIFQNMTILRRGEEDHVLIGSGDHIYKMIYKDMFNYHLKRGADITLLVKELDETYNLSEYGIVQLDQDMRVVEIEEKPAKPKGNIAFLGVYFLNKELLKELLYATVPQGKYDLLLDVVIPNLDKLKVYAYRFDGYWRNVKKGIHEYYRINMDILKKEVRDELFYRNGKVYTKLKDLPPPKFTSTAIVENSLIADGSVIAGTVRNSVVFRNVRIKVGAVVENSIIMENTVVEEGAVLRNVIIDKNCIVREGRVVEGSGDLPVFEKRAVL
- a CDS encoding UDP-N-acetylmuramoyl-L-alanyl-D-glutamate--2,6-diaminopimelate ligase → MTISTIVSILKDQILKVNAPMDLEISGISNHTSKVKRGDLFICRKGEKFDSHEIIPEVIEKGAVAVAVEREVNFDVPSILVFDSRYFEAKLASLFFEDPWKDTLTFGITGTNGKTTTTLMIYHMLTSMGVKGSALTTVVKNVLGRTYYEDITTPDAITVLSAMKENKDGGGKFFALEVSSHALVQKRVEGVRFDVGIFTNISRDHLDFHGTFENYLKAKLHLFDLLKDDGFAVLNESLSDALHRRVRKVTFGTSRNANYRLGNIEVSWEGTSFVLETPDGFLKVFTRAIGDFNAYNAAAAIVALHQLGFDPKELAESLESFTGVEGRFEVVKAAKKLGFNVIVDFAHSPDALEKLLKNVRKISKGRVIVVFGAGGNSDRGKRPMMSRIASELADVVILTTDDPRGEDPEQIMEDLIKGVDKNKPYLVLFDRKEAIETALTIANRGDTVVVAGRGHEKYQIISDEKKIPFHDREVIEEILREKLRGRKFVQ
- the murD gene encoding UDP-N-acetylmuramoyl-L-alanine--D-glutamate ligase, translating into MRIGLLGFGKSNRALLDYLLENGEVEIFVSEEKRLDDDTKSYLRKCGVDFEEEGNTEKLLDCDVVYVSPGVKPRSDIVKKLLAGGVNISTELQFFLDRADKEKVIGITGTNGKSTSAALMHHALSHQGLKVFLGGNFGTPAVEALGEDYDYYVLEMSSFQLFWCERPRVSRFVLLNISEDHLDWHSSFKEYLNSKLKPAFFQEEKDTFVYNKNIETLEDLSRVKSKKIPFWTEDTFVEENRLVLQGRSFPLPGSYPHQMKENILAVSVLYNELFGDVEGFLDSLRSFKLLPHRMEFLGKIKGRSFYNDSKATSTHAVLGALSNFDRVVLIMCGIGKKENYSVFIERAKPRVKHLIVFGEIYRDLKPFLNDVPYSTASDLEEAFRKAFEVSEEGDVVLFSPGGASFDMYENYAKRGEHFREIFERYKKEEGES
- the murF gene encoding UDP-N-acetylmuramoyl-tripeptide--D-alanyl-D-alanine ligase, giving the protein MKELLGRRFVLNSKEVKKGDVFVAVKGKRFDGHDFIDEALKRGAHAVIAERAVMRSDRIVLVKNTVETLAELARLKLNVSPKTIIGITGSNGKTTTKEILYELLKRKRSVFKTPGNMNTEYGLPLSILNEYGGEEILVLEMAANKKGDIAHLCSIAPPDVAVLLNVGSAHLEFFKSRENIMEAKLEIVKHSKKDSTVVTLFDDDDLRKKVPILRENVLFFGTKGGDVFLEDWWYYENSTISEYRMFGSSFTIKLPGFWNRGQLLNLAASLCVMRILGEKVDIIELSNLKVVPGRFNVKEVEGVRIIDDTYNASPEAFQMAIEALLKFPGRKFAVVGAMKELGEESKKLHEMLGKQLDALDGVYVFSTEPEAGWIKTRKKVLETDSAEEIARDLSTKVRKGDAVLFKASRAVRIERVLEIFERELKKG
- the mraY gene encoding phospho-N-acetylmuramoyl-pentapeptide-transferase, with amino-acid sequence MIAASFLLNLLIYPFLINLFRKKSVGQYIRKEGPDLHGYKEGTPTMGGILFVLIGLLFGALLKENSVILTGAFLFFLIGFLDDFLSIAKKNSTGLRAYQKALLQLVAASVVIAFARPEMAVDFFGIKLEMGVWYYLLALIVIVGSSNAMNLTDGLDGLAGWVYISGAIPYWFFLKEKGFSENIIILLCAGVLAFLIFNSKPARIFMGDTGSIALGGTLGVVSVLTKTEFYLILFFPILVVETLSVILQVLSFKLFKRRIFRMSPLHHHFELLGWKEEKIVAVFTVFNLISSLIALEAFGVIG